The following nucleotide sequence is from Dehalococcoidia bacterium.
TGGACCTCGATGCGAAGTCACGAGCTGAAGCCAGGCAGGCCACCCTTACGAAACCTCCTGGAAGCCTGGGACGGCTGGAAGCGCTCTCTGTGCAATTGGCGGGAATCTTCGGTTCGGAAACTCCGAGAGTACGCGACAGGGTGGTCGTTGTTGCCGCAGGGGACCATGGTGTTGTTTCCAGAGGCGTGACCGGCTACCCACAGGAGGTCACCGCTCAAATGGTGATGAACTTCCTCGCAGGAGGGGCAGCCGTTAGTGTCATGTGTCGCAACTTGGGTGTGCGACAGGTCATTGTCGATGCAGGTGTGTCATCCAACCTGCCTGACCATCTCGAGCTTAGAGTCCTGAAAGTTGGTCGAGGCACCGCAGACATCAGCAGAGGACCTGCCATGACGAGGGAGCAGGCTGATCGCTGCGTTCTTGAGGGAATCAAACTTACGGTCGAGCTGGCAGAAGCAGGGAACGACTTGATCGCCACCGGTGACATGGGCATCGGCAATACTACGTCATCAAGCGCAATTACGTCTGCGATAACCGGTCGACACCCACAGGAGACTACTGGTGCAGGCACAGGTCGCACACCAGAAGAGCTCGAGCAAAAGATAGGCGTGGTTGGTTCGGCACTGGACGTCAACGCTCCCGATCCGAACGACGGATTGGATGTCCTTGCCAAGGTAGGCGGCTTCGAAATTGGAGTCCTGGCCGGAGTAATCCTGGGCGGTGCCATGATGCGTCGAGCAGTAGTAATCGATGGTTTCATCTCAGGAGCTGCTGCCCTAATCGCCCACAAGATGTCCTCTAACGTAATTGACTACGTGATTCCGGCTCATGTGTCAGCCGAAAGGGGACACCGGGCCTTGCTGTCCTGGATGGGACTGTCGCCCCTGTTGGACTTGAACATGCGGTTGGGTGAAGGTACCGGTGCGGTGGTCGCGATGCCGATCATCGATGCGGCGGCGGCGTGTCTCTCTGAGATGGCTACATTTTCGGATGCGGGTGTATCGGACAGGGACCCTGATTCTGGACCTGCGAACGATCAAGGCCCATGACTGGACTGCGCTCCGCGATTGGATTCCTGACGATTCTGCCAGTCGCTCCACGAACTGGGGCAACCGGGTTTGTGTCTTCACGTGCCTGGTTCCCGGTGGTAGGGCTGACTCTCGGGACAGTTCTTGTTGCTACTGAGATCGCGCTGGAATCCGGGTATCCACTCTTCAACGAAAGCCATCGTCCGTTCCCACCGCTGCTGTCAGCTTCCATTCTCGTGGCTGTGCTGGTCGTATTGACGAGGGCACTCCACCTCGACGGATTCATGGACTGCTGCGATGGTCTTTTGGGCGGTTTCAGCCGGGCCAGAAGGCTGGACATACTTAGGGATCCGAACGTTGGAGCATTTGCAGTGACGGGAGTGGTGTGTCTACTGATTCTTAAGGTGTCGGCGATTATGGCATTGCCTGCGAAGAGTGGACTGTGGCTGCTGTTCCTACTACCGTGCCTTTCGCGGTGGGCCGTGCTACTGACGATGGAGATATTTCCCTACGTCAGGGAGGAAGGCATTGGTTCGCCGTTTATGGGTCGGACAAGCGCACTGCAGCGTATCCTTCCACTGACTGTGACATTGTTGTCTGCTCTTTTTTTCTTGGGGGCGGCAGGTCTGGTTCTCATGGCAGTAGCCGGGGCGACGGCATGGGGAGTTGGGGCATGGTCCTCGAAGCTATTGGGAGGCGTCACGGGGGATGTGTACGGAGCCGCGATCGAAGTGGCCGAAGTATCCGTCCTCATCTCAGCCGTTCTCCTCACCCATATCTTCTCGCCCGACGTATTCGCGTCTGCCCTCAATCTGATCAACTTGTGATCAGGGAAGAGTGGAATGGAGTGGAGCGCATGGCCGGCCGAATGGTATCTGGATGTAGGAGTGCTGCTGGTCGCCCTTACACTCGATCTGCTCCTCCCCGAGCTTCCCGCGCGAGTACACCCAGTGGTCTGGATTGGCAACGCGGTTTCGTGGCTTGGACGACCTGTTAGGAACAGCCAAAGTAGGGTATTGGCCCTTTTCTGGGGAGCGCTCGTGGCATTCATCCTGCCTGGAATTACAGGTGTCCTCGCCTGGCTGGCAGCTCTCGGTCTTAGAGAACTCGGTGCCGCCCCCTACGTCTTGGGCGGCGGATTGTTGCTCAGCACTACATTTGCTGTCGCCGGACTCGCCCGAGCTGGCGCAGCTGTGCGAGACGCAATGGATGCTGACGACATAGACAGGGCGAGACTCGGTCTTCGGCATCTGGTCAGCCGGGACCCAAACTCCCTCACTCCCCCCTTGATCGCCGCCGCCGCCATCCAGTCAGTAGCTGAGAACACTACCGATAGCTATATTGCTCCATGGCTGGCGTTCGCTCTCTTTGGTCTGCCGGGGGCATTCGCATACCGCGCCATAAACACGCTGGATAGCATGATTGGATATAGAGGCCGTTACGATTATCTGGGTATGGCTTCAGCCCGCCTTGACGATCTCGTGAACCTGATTCCCGCCCGGTTCAGTGCGGTGCTAATCGTGATTTCGGGGCGGCTTTATGGGCTTCCTGTGACTAGGGGATGGATTTGGGCTTGGAGGGGGCGTCTCCTTACTGAGAGCCCCAATGCAGGATGGACGATTGGCGGAATGTCAGGCGTTCTGGGTGTAGTGCTTGAGAAGACCTGTCACTACCGAATCGGAGATGGACTTAAGGACCCCTCTGCCACAGATATCGGTGCCACAGTGCGCATTGCATACATGGTGGCCGGACTCGGGATTGTGATGGCACTTACTCTACTCTCGGTTCGCGGCCTGTTTGGGAGCTGAAGCAGATGGTAACTCCACTCTCTCACGAAAGACCGGTCCATGGTGGCCTGAATCTGGCCGAACTCGAGAGTCTGGGTCTGGACCCCCGTGAGGTAATCGACTTCAGCGTCAGCATCAATCCACTTGGCCCGTCGCCTCAAGTCTTGGAGGCGATTCAATGCCCCGAGCTGGCCGCATATCCTGATCCTGACTGCATCGAGCTCAGGAGGGCCATCAGCAGGCACTCCGGAGTCGACGTCGAACGCATAGTAGCTGGTAACGGCTCGACCGAACTCATATACCTCCTGGCCAGAGCGCTGCTCGGACCTGACGAAAGCGCAGTAATATTCGCTCCGACATTCGGCGAGTATGCGGCCGCGTGCCGACTGCAGGGTGTGGAGACAGTGGCGGTCTCTGCCTCTGGCGAAGGGTTCGCGTGGAATCTAGGTGAAGCAAGGGACATGATTGCCAGCCTACGCCCGAAGGTCGTATTCCTCTGCAATCCGAACAATCCTACGGGCGTCTACTTGTCCGAGGATGAAGTCAGGAGCATCGCACGAGCACTGGGTAACTCGGGCCTATTGGTGTTGGACGAGGCATATCTGCCTTTCGCGCATGATGACTGGGACTCGCTGGATATCTTGTCGATGGGAAATGTCGCCCTGCTGCGATCCATGACTAAGGATCACGCACTGACCGGATTGCGGCTTGGGTACCTCCTGGCCTCAGAAGACGTTGCGAGTCTTGTCGGAAAGTTTCAGTACAGTTGGAGCGTCAACTCGCTGGCACAGATTGCCGGCCTCGCTGCACTGGGAGACCCGAACCATGTAGTAATGGGGCGAGCAATCGTTGAGCAGGGCAAAGAGTATCTGCGTAAGGCTGCTTTGTCGCTGGGACTGGAATGCCCGCCCAGTGCTGCAAACTTTCTGCTTTTAAGAGTTGGGCAGGCCACCAAAGTCCGACGTAGACTTCTAACTCAACATGGTGTGTGTGTCAGAGACTGCACTTCGTTCGGTCTCCCTGAGTACATACGAATAGGCGTGAGGACGATGGACGAGAACCAGGCATTGGTCCAAGCCTTACGCAACGTAATTCCAGCAGGAAGCGACTAGAGTCCGGGAGTCCCATTGAGCAAACAGTTAACGTTAATACTCGGTGGAGCCCGTTCAGGGAAGAGTAATCTTGCCGAAAGGCTGGCTGGACAGTACGAAAGCGTCCTGTTCGTAGCTACGGCCGAACCCTTGGACGAGGACATGGAACGTCGCATTGCCCGGCACAAGATCAGCCGACCGCATCATTGGATGACACTGGAAGAACCCGTTGACCTCGCCTCATCTCTCCTGGCAACCGACGATCAGCACGACATCTGCTTGGTTGACTGCTTGACAGTCTGGGTCAGCAACCTGCTATTGAGAATAGAGGACCGTGTTGACGCCGAGGATGCGATAGTGAACGCGGCTGAACGTCTCCTGGACGCCTACGATATTTCGACCGCATCTTGGATTGTCGTAAGCAACGAGGTCGGACTCGGAGTCGTTCCCCCAACTCCTCTCGGTAGAAGATATCGGGATGCGCTAGGACGCGTAAATCAGCTCGTGGCGGCCAGGGCAGACAAGGTCTACTTCATGGTCGCGGGACTTGCTCTGGAGCTAAAGTCAGCGGGTGCGATACCGCTTACAGATGTAGATCACTAAGCCGAAACCAATATCACGTACCTAAGGCGAGAAGATAGGCATCGCCGTACCACTTGATTCGTCCTGTAGATGTGACCCTCTCTTTCATGTCGCCCTGGCGAAGGTTGACTGTTGCCCCACGATGCCTAACCATGCCATTCAGTGACATCTTGAGGAGGCGACCGTGAACCTCACTAATCCACTCTTTCCCACATTTGTGGTTGGGAGTTTGCCACGTCCCCAGTGGGTACGAGACTTGATCGAAGATCGCAAGGCAGGTCTAATCGGAGATTCAGCCTTCGACCGTATTCTGGACGACGCCGTACCTTCTGCGATCCGTCTGAGAGAGAAGTACGGGTAGCAGATGGGAGACGCTTCACGATTGACAATTCGCTGTCTACTCGGCTATTCTGACCGCCACAGATAGGTAGCGGGAGCTTGGGAAAACCGGGCTGAGAGGGCTGATATAGTCGCTGCCGACCGCGATAACCTGATCTGGGTAATGCCAGCGCAGGGATTGAATGTGAGACCTCAGACGCCGCTGGCAGCAGACCGGCGGCGTTTCGTTTTGTTTATGTGGGAGGAAGTCAATGGATGACAAGCTGGTCATTGCGGACAAGGAGTTCGATTCGCGCCTCATGGTGGGAACCGGCCGGCATAGGTCCA
It contains:
- a CDS encoding histidinol-phosphate aminotransferase family protein, producing the protein MVTPLSHERPVHGGLNLAELESLGLDPREVIDFSVSINPLGPSPQVLEAIQCPELAAYPDPDCIELRRAISRHSGVDVERIVAGNGSTELIYLLARALLGPDESAVIFAPTFGEYAAACRLQGVETVAVSASGEGFAWNLGEARDMIASLRPKVVFLCNPNNPTGVYLSEDEVRSIARALGNSGLLVLDEAYLPFAHDDWDSLDILSMGNVALLRSMTKDHALTGLRLGYLLASEDVASLVGKFQYSWSVNSLAQIAGLAALGDPNHVVMGRAIVEQGKEYLRKAALSLGLECPPSAANFLLLRVGQATKVRRRLLTQHGVCVRDCTSFGLPEYIRIGVRTMDENQALVQALRNVIPAGSD
- the cobT gene encoding nicotinate-nucleotide--dimethylbenzimidazole phosphoribosyltransferase; its protein translation is MVDELITIAEAIGRIRPVDLDAKSRAEARQATLTKPPGSLGRLEALSVQLAGIFGSETPRVRDRVVVVAAGDHGVVSRGVTGYPQEVTAQMVMNFLAGGAAVSVMCRNLGVRQVIVDAGVSSNLPDHLELRVLKVGRGTADISRGPAMTREQADRCVLEGIKLTVELAEAGNDLIATGDMGIGNTTSSSAITSAITGRHPQETTGAGTGRTPEELEQKIGVVGSALDVNAPDPNDGLDVLAKVGGFEIGVLAGVILGGAMMRRAVVIDGFISGAAALIAHKMSSNVIDYVIPAHVSAERGHRALLSWMGLSPLLDLNMRLGEGTGAVVAMPIIDAAAACLSEMATFSDAGVSDRDPDSGPANDQGP
- the cobS gene encoding adenosylcobinamide-GDP ribazoletransferase; amino-acid sequence: MTGLRSAIGFLTILPVAPRTGATGFVSSRAWFPVVGLTLGTVLVATEIALESGYPLFNESHRPFPPLLSASILVAVLVVLTRALHLDGFMDCCDGLLGGFSRARRLDILRDPNVGAFAVTGVVCLLILKVSAIMALPAKSGLWLLFLLPCLSRWAVLLTMEIFPYVREEGIGSPFMGRTSALQRILPLTVTLLSALFFLGAAGLVLMAVAGATAWGVGAWSSKLLGGVTGDVYGAAIEVAEVSVLISAVLLTHIFSPDVFASALNLINL
- the cobD gene encoding cobalamin biosynthesis protein CobD, with the translated sequence MEWSAWPAEWYLDVGVLLVALTLDLLLPELPARVHPVVWIGNAVSWLGRPVRNSQSRVLALFWGALVAFILPGITGVLAWLAALGLRELGAAPYVLGGGLLLSTTFAVAGLARAGAAVRDAMDADDIDRARLGLRHLVSRDPNSLTPPLIAAAAIQSVAENTTDSYIAPWLAFALFGLPGAFAYRAINTLDSMIGYRGRYDYLGMASARLDDLVNLIPARFSAVLIVISGRLYGLPVTRGWIWAWRGRLLTESPNAGWTIGGMSGVLGVVLEKTCHYRIGDGLKDPSATDIGATVRIAYMVAGLGIVMALTLLSVRGLFGS
- the cobU gene encoding bifunctional adenosylcobinamide kinase/adenosylcobinamide-phosphate guanylyltransferase; its protein translation is MSKQLTLILGGARSGKSNLAERLAGQYESVLFVATAEPLDEDMERRIARHKISRPHHWMTLEEPVDLASSLLATDDQHDICLVDCLTVWVSNLLLRIEDRVDAEDAIVNAAERLLDAYDISTASWIVVSNEVGLGVVPPTPLGRRYRDALGRVNQLVAARADKVYFMVAGLALELKSAGAIPLTDVDH